One Pseudomonas sp. B21_DOA genomic window, TGCCGTTCGGCTATGTCGGCGTCTGGGCGGCGATTCCCTATGCGATCTGGTTTTTCCTCGCCGTCGAAGGCGTGCCGCTGGCGGCGGAAGAAACCAAAAACCCCAAGCGCGACCTGCCGCGCGGGCTGATCGGGGCGATGCTGGTGCTGCTGATGTTCGCACTGCTGATTCTGATCGTCGGCCCCGGCGGCGCCGGTGCGAATTCGCTGCTGACTTCGGGTAACCCGCTGGTCGAAGCACTGAGCAAGGCCTACGGTGGCTCGACGTGGATGGGCAGCTTCGTCAATCTCGTCGGTCTGGCCGGACTGATCGCCAGCTTCTTCTCGATCATCTACGCCTACTCGCGGCAGATCTTCGCGCTGTCGCGGGCCGGTTACCTGCCGCGCAAACTGTCGCAGACCAACAAGAGCAAGGCGCCGGTGCTGGCCCTGGTGATTCCCGGGATCATCGGCTTCGGTCTATCGCTGACTGGCCAAGGCGATCTGCTGATTCTGGTCGCGGTGTTCGGGGCTACCATTTCCTATGTGCTGATGATGGCCGCGCACATCACCCTGCGCATCCGTCGCCCCAAAATGGACCGGCCGTACCGCACGCCGGGCGGCATTTTCACCTCGGGTGTGGCGCTGGTACTGGCGTGCATTGCCGTGGTGGCGGGCTTCCTCGTCGATCCACGGGTGGTGATCGGCGCCGCGATCATCTATGGAGTGTTAATTGCTTACTTTGCTTTCTACAGTCGGCATCACTTGGTAGCAGGCACGCCGGAAGAGGAATTCGCGGCGATTCAAAAAGCTGAACAAGCCTTGCACTGATTGTCGAAAACCACGGCGCAGACGCATTCTGCGCCGTCACGGAGAACGCTGAATGGCCAGTTTTGCTCACACGGTCGGCGCGCAGACTTACCGCTTCGACAGCCTCAAAGATGTCATGGCCAAGGCCAGCCCCGCCCGCTCGGGGGATTTTCTCGCCGAGATTGCCGCGCTCAACGACGGCGAACGGGTGGCCGCGCAAATGGCCCTGGCGGACATCCCGCTCACCCACTTCCTGCAAGAAGCGCTGATTCCCTACGAAGCCGATGAAGTCACCCGGCTGATCATCGACACCCACGACAAACAAGCCTTCGCCGTGGTCAGCCACCTCACGGTCGGCGGCTTTCGCGACTGGCTGCTCAGTGATGCGGCGGACGAAACCAGCCTGCGCGCCCTCGCCCCCGGCCTGACCCCGGAAATGGTCGCCGCCGTGTCGAAGATCATGCGTGTACAGGATCTGGTGCTGGTCGCGCAGAAAATCCGCGTGGTCACCCAATTTCGCGGCACCCTCGGTTTGCGCGGGCGCCTGTCGACCCGCCTGCAACCCAACCACCCGACCGATGAGCCGTCCGGCATTGCCGCGAGCATTCTCGACGGCCTGCTCTACGGCAACGGCGATGCAATGATCGGGGTCAACCCGGCCACCGACAGCATCGCTTCGATCTGCGCGATGCTGGAGATGCTCGACGCGATCATCCAGCGCTACGACATTCCCACCCAGGCCTGCGTGCTGACCCACGTCACCACCTCGATCGAGGCGATCAACCGTGGCGTGCCGCTGGATCTGGTGTTTCAGTCGATTGCCGGCACTGAGGCAGCCAATGCCAGTTTCGGCATCAACCTCAACGTGTTGCAGGAAGGCTACGACGCCGGCCTCAGTCTCAAGCGCGGCACCCTCGGGCAGAACCTGATGTATTTCGAAACCGGTCAGGGCAGCGCGCTGTCGGCCAACGCCCACCACGGCGTCGATCAACAGACCTGCGAGACAAGGGCCTACGCCGTGGCGCGACATTTCAAGCCGTTCCTGGTGAACACCGTCGTAGGATTTATCGGCCCGGAATACCTCTACAACGGCAAACAGATCATCCGCGCCGGCCTCGAAGACCACTTCTGCGGCAAGCTGCTCGGCGTGCCGATGGGCTGCGACATCTGCTACACCAACCACGCCGAAGCCGATCAGGATGACATGGACACTCTGCTGACGTTGCTCGGCGTCGCCGGGATCAACTTCATCATGGGCATCCCCGGCTCCGACGACATCATGCTCAATTACCAGACCACTTCGTTTCACGACGCTTTGTACGCCCGCCAGACCCTGGGCCTGAAACCGGCGCCAGAGTTCGAGCAATGGCTGGCCAACATGGGCATCTTCACCCAGGCGGACGGCAAGGTTCGCTTCGGCAACAATCTGCCGCCGGCCTTCCGCCAGGCCTTGGCGCACTTGGGATGAGTCTTATGGAAAAACCACCGGTCGATCCGCAAAACCCCTGGCTGGAACTGCGCCGCCTGACGCCGGCACGCATTGCCCTGGGCCGCACCGGCACCAGTCTGCCGACGCGGGCGCAGCTGGATTTTCAGTTTGCCCACGCCCAGGCCCGCGATGCCGTGCACCTGGCCTTCGATCACAGCGAAATCAGCGCACAACTGAGCGAGCGCGGGCGGGAAACCCTGGCACTGCAAAGCGCCGCGCCGGACCGACACACCTATCTGCAACGCCCGGACCTGGGGCGCAAACTCAGCGATGAGTCGGCGCAGACCTTGCGCGACTACGCCAGCGCCCACCCAGGCGGGGTCGACCTAGTGATGGTCGTCGCCGATGGCCTGTCGGCACTGGCAGTGCACCGCCACACCCTGCCATTCCTGACGCGCCTGGAAGAACAGATGAGCGGCGACGGCTGGTCCGTGGCGCCGGTGGTGCTGGTGGAACAGGGTCGCGTTGCCATCGGTGACGAGATCGGCCAGTTGCTCGGGGCGAAGATGGTGGTGATGCTGATCGGCGAGCGTCCGGGCCTGAGTTCGCCGGACAGCCTCGGGCTGTATTTCACCTATGCGCCAAAGGTCGGCCTGACCGACGCGTATCGCAACTGCATTTCCAATGTTCGGCTTGAAGGCTTGAGCTATGGCATGGCGGCGCATCGCTTGCTGTATCTGATGCGCGAGGCCTGTCGGCGGCAGCTGTCGGGGGTCAATCTGAAGGATGAAGCTCAGTTGCACACATTGGAGGCCGACGACGCTGTCGACATGAAAGGCAACTTCCTGCTCGATCCACCCCCAGCCTGAACCGTTTCCGCATTGCCTTTCTGCGCTGCTTTCAGGCAGGATCGACGCACGGCCGCCCGGGTTTCCCATCGCCGTCAGAGCAGTTGAAGACAGCCACTTGAAGACGAGACCTATCATGCGGATTATTCAAGCGACCCTCGAACATCTGGATTTGCTGACTCCTTTGTTCGTCAAATATCGCGAGTTCTACGGCTCCCTGCCTTACCCGGATTCCTCCCGCGCGTTCCTCGAAAAACGCCTGCGCCGCAAAGAGTCGGTGATCTATCTGGCCCTGGCCGACGATGACGACAAGAAACTCATGGGCTTCTGCCAGCTATATCCGAGCTTTTCGTCGCTGTCGCTCAAACGCGTGTGGATTCTCAACGATATCTACGTTGCTGAAGACGCGCGCCGGCAACTGGTCGCCGACAACCTGATCCGCACTGCGAAGAAAATGGCCAAGGAAACCCAGGCCGTGCGCATGCGCGTCTCGACCAGCGCGAACAACGAAGTGGCGCAGAAAACCTACGAATCGATCGGCTTCAAGGAAGACACCGAGTTCAAGAACTACGTACTGCCGATCAGCGACGAGCTCTGACTCCAACGGCTTCGGTGATGAGGGAGTTCGCTCCCTCGCCACGGCCGCCCCTTCCCTGACAATTGCTCACTTCGCGACACTCCCCGCTACAAAACCGGCGCGCTTTTCAGCGGTCAGACCGTATAATCCCGATCTTTCCGGCTTGTAAGAAAAACTACACCCCGCTGTAGGCTTACACGAAGTCATCCGCACAGGCCTGCCGAGTCGGGCCGTCATACAGGTGCCCCCATGGATTTCAACCCGCTCGACCTTATCCTGCATCTCGACGTGTACCTCGATTTGCTGGTGAACAACTATGGGCCATGGATTTACGCCATCCTGTTTCTGGTGATCTTCTGTGAAACCGGTCTGGTGGTGATGCCGTTCCTGCCGGGCGACTCGCTGCTGTTCATCGCGGGCGCGGTGGCGGCCGGCGGCGGCATGGATCCAGTGCTGCTCGGTGGCCTGCTGATGCTGGCGGCGATCATGGGCGACAGCACCAATTACGTGATCGGACGCACGGCCGGGGAGAAGCTGTTCAGCAACCCGAACTCGAAAATCTTCCGTCGCGATTACCTGCAAAAACCCACGACTTCTATGACAAGCACGGCGGCAAGACCGTGACCATGGCGCGCTTCCTGCCGATCATCCGCACCTTCGCGCCGTTCGTTGCCGGTGTGGCGCGGATGCCGTACCCGCGTTTCTTCGGCTTCAGCGTGCTCGGCACCATCCTCTGGGTTGGCGGTCTGGTCACCCTGGGTTATTTCTTCGGCAACGTGCCGTTCATCAAGAAAAACCTCTCGCTGCTGGTGGTGGCAATCATCCTGCTGTCGCTGGTGCCGATGATCATCGGCGTGGTGCGCAGCCGTTTCGGCGGCACCAAAGTGCAATCGCACTGATCCGATGTGGTCTCTGAGCGCCTGGCGTCGCCGGCGCATCCTGGCCAGCCACCCGATTGCCGACGACCTGTGGCAACGGGTGCGCCACCAACTCTCCTTCCTCGACGGCATCAGCGCGGCTGAAGACCAGTGGCTGCGCGAAGCCTGTGTGCTGTTTCTCGACGACAAACACCTGACCGCCCTGCCCGGCGTCGAACTGCATCAGGAACAGCGCCTGCTGCTCGCCGCCCAGGCGCAGTTGCCGTTGCTGCATCTCGGCGATCTGAACTGGTATCAGGGCTTCCACGAGATCGTTCTATACCCCGATGACTTCCTCAGCCCGCAACGCCATCGCGATGCCAGCGGCGTCGAACATGAGTGGGATGGCGAACACAGCGGTGAAGCCTGGCAGCAGGGGCCGGTGATTCTCGCCTGGCCCGGCGTACAGGCCAGCGGTGGCTGGGAAGGCTACAACCTGGTGATTCATGAATTGGCGCATAAGCTCGACATGCTCAACGGCGACGCCAACGGCCTGCCGCCGCTGCACGCCGACATGCGCGTCAGCGACTGGGCCGAAGTGATGCAGGCCGCCTACGACGACCTCAACCGCCAGCTCGACCACGATCCAGACGCCGAAACCGCCATCGATCCCTACGCCGCCGAGAACCCGGCGGAGTTCTTCGCCGTCACCAGCGAATACTTCTTCAGCGCCCCGGATCTGCTGCATGAGGCTTATCCACAGGTCTACTTGCAACTGCAGCTTTTCTACCGGCAGGATCCGTTGGGCAGACTGCGGCAACTTCAAGCCACAGACCCGGTCTATCAGGCGCACGACTAAGCTCTGCACGACTTCTGGTACGTGGCGTCGCCGTAGGAATGTGCCTATAATCGCCGCCACTTTTTGGTCAATCCGGCCAAGTGTTTTTGGTCAACTACGGGGGCAACGCCCAATGAGCTACAGCAAGATTCCGGCTGGCAAAGACCTGCCGAACGACATCTACGTCGCGATCGAGATCCCGGCCAACCACGCGCCGATCAAATACGAAATCGACAAAGACAGCGATTGCCTGTTCGTTGACCGTTTCATGGCCACCCCAATGTTCTACCCGGCCAACTACGGTTACATCCCGAACACCCTGGCTGACGATGGTGATCCCCTCGACGTGCTGGTCGTGACCCCTTACCCGGTAGCGCCAGGTTCGGTAATCCGCGCCCGTCCGGTCGGCATCCTGAACATGACCGACGACGGCGGCGGCGATGCCAAAGTCATCGCAGTGCCACACGACAAGCTGTCGCAGCTGTACGTCGATGTGAAGGAATATACCGACCTGCCACCCCTGCTGATCCAGCAGATCGAGCACTTCTTCGCGAACTACAAGGATCTCGAGAAGGGCAAGTGGGTCAAGATCGAAGGCTGGGCCGGTGCAGACGCCGCCCGCGAAGCGATCACCAAGTCGGTTGCCGCCTACAAGGGCTAAGCCATTGCGCTTCGCGTGACGCTTGAAAAAACCCCGGACTTCCGGGGTTTTTTGTTATTGGCGTCTGCATAATCGACTCGGTTGTTCAGGTCGATGTCACTCGAAATACACCCTGGTCGGCCCCTCTCCCTTCGGGAGAGGGTTGGGGTGAGGGCCTCTTGAAAAGCCCGACTAAACAAACCGTTTAAATTCCTACATGCAGTTTTAATCTGTTTAATTTCCCACAAGCACGTCTTACATCCCGTCGCAAAATACAGGCTTTTTTTGAACGCCCGGTTTATTCAAACCGCTCTGGTCCGGCCGTAGACTCCGTGTTTATGAGAAAGAACACTAGCGGTCCACGATTCAAGGCACTCCTGGAAGCAGCGAACATCAGCACCACGGATTTCGCAAGGTTCTGGGGCACGGAAGCCCAAAACGTTCATAACTGGTACACCCGGGGCGTCCCGGCGTATCGCATGGAAGAAGTCTCACGCCTGTTGTCGGTCAATAGTGAATGGCTGAAAACCGGGGAAGGCGTCAAGGAGGTCCCGCGCCTGCACCCACCCGCCAGCAATGGCGACACGTTCGACGCCCAGTCGATCTGCGGCGTCTACACCGTCATCAACCCCAGCGACATCGATCTGGCCTTCTTCAAGGAAACCCCGATCGCCAATGGTGATGGCAAAACCCACGTCATTCTCGACCCCGACCAATCCCTGCGCCTGCCCCGCGCCCACCTCGATCAACTCGACATTCAGCACGCCAACGCCATCTGCGCGCACATGATCGGCAACAGCATGGCCGATCGCATCGAAGACGGCTCCATCGTCGCCATCGACCGCGGCCTGACCCAAGTCGTCGATGGCGAAATCTACGCCGTAGAGCATGACGGCATGCTGCGCATCAAATACCTGCACCGCATGCCCGGCAATGGCCTGCGCATGCGCAGCCACAACAGCGCCGAATACCCCGACGAGGTCTTCCGGCCGGCGCAGATCGAAGAGCAGCGGATTCACATTCTTGGCTGGGTATTCTGGTGGTCGACACTGGGCAAGCGCCGGCCGGTGGTGCCGTTTCTATGACAGTTCACTCGAACCTGTGGGAGCGGGCTTGCACGCGAAGAGGCCCTGACAACCGATACAAATCCCGAGTTTGTACCGCTTCAGTCGCTCTAAACCGCACTTGAGGCTGGGAATCCAGAGCAAAACTCAGTATCCTGCGCCCCACATTCGCGCATCGACCCGCCCAGCGGCTCGGATGACGCCCGACGCGGCAGACCAACGTCTGACCAAGTCCCACAGCCGGACGCAAGATCCGGATGTACGTTTTGAAGGCTGGCGCGGTTTACCAAAAATAAACCAAGTCAGTCTCCGAGAAGCCGGCCACAAGCCGGCTTTTTAATGTCTGCAAAAAGGCTACGCCTACCGTCCGGAACTTGAATTCTCACTTGTCGAGAACGCGACCCTCTTGTTACCGTAACGACAACCGTCATTACAGCATTCCATCATGGCTTCCATCAACATCCGCATCGATGATGATCTGAAACAGCGCTCCTTCGCCGAACTCGAAAAGCTCGGCGTCACGCCGTCGGAGCTTCTGCGCCAAACCCTCCAATATGTAGCAGAGCGGGGCAAGTTACCCTTCAAAGCGGCGCTGCTCAGTGAAGAAGATGAAGCGCTGATTGCCGTAGTCACCGAACGTCTCGCATCCCCTCAGCGGGTCAAAGTGAGTCTGGATGACTTATGAACTTGAGTTTGATCGACGTGCATTAAAAGAATGGAACAAGCTGGGCGATACGGTTCGCCAACAGTTCAAACAAAGTTGGCTGAAGTCTTGGAGAATCCGCGAATCGAAGCCAATCGGCTTCGCGAGCTACCAGACTGCTATAAAGTGAAATTGAAAAACGCCGGTTATCGCTTGATCTATCAGGTACTTGATCACGAAATTCTGGTGTTCGTGGTCGCGATAGGCAAACGTGAGCGGGAGGCCGCCTACGAGGTTGCGCAAGATCGGTTGCCATCCCGGACCTGATTTCGAAACATCCCATTTGCCGGACGCACGCCGCCGAGGTGCAAAGGGCTGATCATTGTAGAAAGTCACAACGCGTACAAGGAAGTTAAAACATGCGTCTCGCATCTCGCCACGCATCCGTTGAATCGATGATCCTCATCGCTGCTCTGGGCTTGTGCCTCTCCGGCTGCGTCGGTGCCATCGTGGCGTTGCCTGAGAAAACCACACTCAGAACTGACGAGTACAAAGCTCTAAGTGCTCGTTCGCTCACGCCAGCGATTACCCGAACCGCGCAATCAGCCCCTACCCGAGAATGGTGTGGCGTCACGGTTTGGGCGTTGATCATTCCTGTTCCGCTGAAATTGCCCGTGTGTACGTCGTACTCCGAGCAGTCCTTTGGCAGCGACGAATCTGGAGATGAAACCGTTTTGCTCTATTCAAAACAAACGGTGCCGTCGCCGTTCTACGCCTGCGGCCCGTTCATGATGCTGGGGCCGATTGTGCATGGTTATCAGGGCAATGCGCTTTGCGGCGTTTTTCCAAATTAGCCGGGAATTCACGGATAACTGAACGACTTCACCAACGTCAGCTCCCCGCTGTCCGCATCGGCACTACAAACGTCTCCATCTTCTCGCTCGGCGTGCCTTCTTCAGTAATCACCGTCACCTGCGCCGTGGTCAGCGCCTGCACCGCTTCATCCCCTCCTTCGTCATCTCCGCGATACCCGCCGCCGTAATAATTCACGTACACCAGATACTGCCCCTTGATCGGCGCGGGCATGGCGGCGATTTCGGGACCGTAGCCGGTGGTGACGTCGACGTCCAGGGCGGCGCCGTTGGCGGCGCTGCGGTTGCCGTACCAGATGTGGGCGCCGTCGGGGGTGATCAGGTGCAGGTCGAGGTCGGTGCCGTCGCTGTCCCAGGCCAGCAGCACGCGCAATTTGGCCGGGGTGGCGCCGCCGCGGGCGTTGAGGAACTGCGTGCGGTGGCGTTGCTGGCCGTCGGCGCTGCGCACTTCGACGCTGTTGCTGCCGTTGGGGAAGGAGAACGGCCGATCAAAGCCGCCGGCGGGGTCGATTTTCAATGGCATGCTGACGCCGTTGACGATCAGGCGTCCGGGTTCGCCGCTCTTCGGCACGGCTTTGATCTGACCGCTGATTCTGGCGGTATTGGCCTGACCAAGCGGTGTGTTGACCGACGAGGCCGGGTAGTTGACGGTCTGGCGAAAGCTCTCGCCCTCGCCTTCTGGCGCGCCGCTGCGCCAGCCGCCGACCGGGGTGTCGAGTTTGACGCCCTCGGCGGCGAACGCTTGCGGCAGCACGTTGAGGGCACAAAGCAGCAGCAAGACCTGTGGATAACGGAGTGTCATGGTCTATTCCAGCAAAAGGTGACGGGCGAGCCCTTCGATGTAGGTTTCATCCTGGCCGTGGGGTGTGCTTCGAAGGCCAGGTGCAGATATTCATGAGTCAGGTCGAGGCGATCCTGCAGGGTCAGCACGCCGCGCACGTAAATGCGCTGGCGTTCGCGGTCGACGAAGGGCCGGCCGAAGGCGAGTTTGCATACGGCAAACGTGCTGACTTCGTTGTAGCCGGTTTCGCTTTCGAGCCTCGGACGCCAGCCGCGTCGCTGTTTCTGCAGCCAGTCTTGCGCGGCGGGCAATGCTTCGCAGGAGGCGACCGGGTTGTCCCAGCGGCTGAGGCTGGCGCGCGGATAAGCGTGCAGCAGAATCGCGTCGTAACGCTGGCCGGCGTTCGCTTGCTCGACGGCTTGCTGCCAAGCGAGTTTGTCCGGACCGGGTTGGTCGGAGTGATAGGTGACGGTGCTGCCGGCCAGTACCAGATCCGCCGTCCACGCCGCAATGTTGCGCGACTCGGCGGAAGCAGGACGCGGGGCGACGCGCTGGCGATTGCTGCTGTCGTCGATGCTCAGGCAATCGCCGTTGCGCGTGGCGTTTTGCAGCAGATAGGTGCGGATCGCTACGGCCAGCGCTTTGGCGGCTTCGGCGGGTTGCGGTTTGGCTTCGCGCTCAAGGACGCGAGCGACATACTCCTCGCGATCAAGCCTTGCGACGAGTTTGTCGTTGAGCAGAAACAGTTCGCCGTCGCTGTGGATATCCAGCGCGTTGCCGTTGGCGAATTCGACGCGGTAATCGCCGCGCAATGGCCCGGACGTGGCAACACGATCCCCGGCCAGAACCTTCGAAACCGGATATTTCGAAAACAGCCCGACTTCCACACAGCGCCCTGCGTCCGCTGGCCAATCCGTCGGTAATACGCTGGCCAGCGCCTGAGCGTAATGACGCAGGACCATTTGACTGGTACCGCGCCCACCCGCCCAGATCGGCGCGCCGTCGGCGGTCCAGCCAGCGAATCCACCCTGGCGCGATTGTGCATCCTGGTCGCCGAGCCAGCTCCATGTTTTCACCCGCAGGCGCCCGCCCAACTCGCCGACGACATTGCCGTCCGCCGCGTTCAGTACGACATCGAGCAACACCCGACGCATCTGATCCTGCGCTGGCAGCAACGCCAGAACGCTCAACAACTCGGCAACTGAAACCCTTGTTGCCGGTTGCACGGCTGGCAAATCCAGCAACCACGACGGCGCCTGCCGCGCCTGCCAATACGCTCGCCAATCCGTCGCTGCGATGCCCAACCGCGCCGGTTCGAAATACAGACCGCAGGACTTCACCAGTGCCTGATCCCGCTCGATCCTGCCGCCCGCCGCGCAGCAATAAACTTCTTCTTTGGACTGCCCGCGACATTCATACGCCGGTTCCCGTGCACCGGTATCCACCAGCCACGCGTAGACGAACAACTTCCACAGACTGCCCAGCGGCGCATCCAGCGACGCTGGCAACGGTTCGCGCTTGATCAGTTGCGTCTGACTCAACGACAACAACTCGCCCTGATAGGCCACGCGCAATGGCTCGTCCTGCGCTGTCGCCAGCGCAGGCATCACACACATCAGCAGCCACAACAGCGGCCGGCGCA contains:
- a CDS encoding ethanolamine ammonia-lyase subunit EutB, whose protein sequence is MASFAHTVGAQTYRFDSLKDVMAKASPARSGDFLAEIAALNDGERVAAQMALADIPLTHFLQEALIPYEADEVTRLIIDTHDKQAFAVVSHLTVGGFRDWLLSDAADETSLRALAPGLTPEMVAAVSKIMRVQDLVLVAQKIRVVTQFRGTLGLRGRLSTRLQPNHPTDEPSGIAASILDGLLYGNGDAMIGVNPATDSIASICAMLEMLDAIIQRYDIPTQACVLTHVTTSIEAINRGVPLDLVFQSIAGTEAANASFGINLNVLQEGYDAGLSLKRGTLGQNLMYFETGQGSALSANAHHGVDQQTCETRAYAVARHFKPFLVNTVVGFIGPEYLYNGKQIIRAGLEDHFCGKLLGVPMGCDICYTNHAEADQDDMDTLLTLLGVAGINFIMGIPGSDDIMLNYQTTSFHDALYARQTLGLKPAPEFEQWLANMGIFTQADGKVRFGNNLPPAFRQALAHLG
- the eutC gene encoding ethanolamine ammonia-lyase subunit EutC, with protein sequence MEKPPVDPQNPWLELRRLTPARIALGRTGTSLPTRAQLDFQFAHAQARDAVHLAFDHSEISAQLSERGRETLALQSAAPDRHTYLQRPDLGRKLSDESAQTLRDYASAHPGGVDLVMVVADGLSALAVHRHTLPFLTRLEEQMSGDGWSVAPVVLVEQGRVAIGDEIGQLLGAKMVVMLIGERPGLSSPDSLGLYFTYAPKVGLTDAYRNCISNVRLEGLSYGMAAHRLLYLMREACRRQLSGVNLKDEAQLHTLEADDAVDMKGNFLLDPPPA
- a CDS encoding GNAT family N-acetyltransferase: MRIIQATLEHLDLLTPLFVKYREFYGSLPYPDSSRAFLEKRLRRKESVIYLALADDDDKKLMGFCQLYPSFSSLSLKRVWILNDIYVAEDARRQLVADNLIRTAKKMAKETQAVRMRVSTSANNEVAQKTYESIGFKEDTEFKNYVLPISDEL
- a CDS encoding zinc-dependent peptidase, producing MWSLSAWRRRRILASHPIADDLWQRVRHQLSFLDGISAAEDQWLREACVLFLDDKHLTALPGVELHQEQRLLLAAQAQLPLLHLGDLNWYQGFHEIVLYPDDFLSPQRHRDASGVEHEWDGEHSGEAWQQGPVILAWPGVQASGGWEGYNLVIHELAHKLDMLNGDANGLPPLHADMRVSDWAEVMQAAYDDLNRQLDHDPDAETAIDPYAAENPAEFFAVTSEYFFSAPDLLHEAYPQVYLQLQLFYRQDPLGRLRQLQATDPVYQAHD
- the ppa gene encoding inorganic diphosphatase; the encoded protein is MSYSKIPAGKDLPNDIYVAIEIPANHAPIKYEIDKDSDCLFVDRFMATPMFYPANYGYIPNTLADDGDPLDVLVVTPYPVAPGSVIRARPVGILNMTDDGGGDAKVIAVPHDKLSQLYVDVKEYTDLPPLLIQQIEHFFANYKDLEKGKWVKIEGWAGADAAREAITKSVAAYKG
- a CDS encoding helix-turn-helix transcriptional regulator, with the protein product MRKNTSGPRFKALLEAANISTTDFARFWGTEAQNVHNWYTRGVPAYRMEEVSRLLSVNSEWLKTGEGVKEVPRLHPPASNGDTFDAQSICGVYTVINPSDIDLAFFKETPIANGDGKTHVILDPDQSLRLPRAHLDQLDIQHANAICAHMIGNSMADRIEDGSIVAIDRGLTQVVDGEIYAVEHDGMLRIKYLHRMPGNGLRMRSHNSAEYPDEVFRPAQIEEQRIHILGWVFWWSTLGKRRPVVPFL
- a CDS encoding type II toxin-antitoxin system RelB/DinJ family antitoxin, with protein sequence MASINIRIDDDLKQRSFAELEKLGVTPSELLRQTLQYVAERGKLPFKAALLSEEDEALIAVVTERLASPQRVKVSLDDL